From the Argopecten irradians isolate NY chromosome 13, Ai_NY, whole genome shotgun sequence genome, one window contains:
- the LOC138305492 gene encoding LHFPL tetraspan subfamily member 2a protein-like — translation MCYVIITCRSLGWTLLSIAVALIIVTSVVSPYWLIGIPTSYRLDSQNDSLQQSKKEEFIPTVGIFNRCRKLQKGLSLMKRENCATFVTGYTDPNDDFPHAWKAALVFFALAGLLLSFSMILSMILAVLSLFVRSFFGKSIFTIAGLVQSIAGLLSVLGLVIYPAGWGSDRINRLCGEYANPYIIDRCELGWSFYLCVVGTVLVFLCSILSIQADHSTTSRKVEEEVLEGKNLICVI, via the exons ATGTGTTACGTAATTATAACCTGCCGTTCTCTCGGATGGACATTACTTTCCATCGCTGTGGCGTTAATCATCGTAacatcagttgtctccccttactgGCTTATCGGAATTCCTACGAGTTACAGACTCGACTCACAGAATGACAGTCTCCAGCAATCGAAAAAAGAAGAATTTATTCCGACTGTTGGAATTTTTAATCGTTGTCGAAAATTACAAAAAGGATTGAGTTTGATGAAGCGTGAAAATTGTGCAACGTTTGTGACGGGATACACCGATCCCAACGATGACTTTCCACATGCTTGGAAAGCTGCTTTAGTGTTCTTTGCCTTAGCTGGACTTCTCTTAAGTTTTTCCATGATTCTCTCCATGATTCTCGCTGTTTTGAGTCTGTTTGTGAGGtcattctttggaaaaagtatTTTTACAATAGCAGGACTTGTACAAAGTATAGCAG GGTTGTTAAGTGTCCTTGGACTTGTGATTTACCCAGCAGGTTGGGGATCAGACCGGATCAACCGACTGTGTGGGGAATACGCTAACCCCTACATCATTGACCGATGTGAATTAG GTTGGTCTTTCTATCTGTGTGTCGTCGGAACAGTCCTTGTTTTTCTCTGCTCCATTCTTTCCATCCAAGCGGACCATTCCACTACGAGCAGAAAGGTTGAGGAGGAAGTCTTAGAAGGAAAAAATCTCATTTGTGTCATATAA